From Primulina tabacum isolate GXHZ01 chromosome 2, ASM2559414v2, whole genome shotgun sequence, one genomic window encodes:
- the LOC142537327 gene encoding uncharacterized protein LOC142537327, translated as MIKCVNPDRNGLTLVVPPVDPDAFIPVSPYGARWKYGFSYTHLPTHSVRIIRDSLDHMNNNEFNWSVYQKNDIDVKMIIDSYDNKIWRCVCPLICFDIVEMHRPNRVMGQFRRRQSIPGSAVDNDDMHNITRIGHRNTDWREYHRNSIELWNNRLRYVCKGVRHGRSMQTDEDYFQWYNRITVRTISPAVNVVGFQPRPYNTFVGEMNVQQNFSTSSPFSHQSSLGWRSDMVRQPSGFAGDSTIITSAELNIAGTSNTQPDFFSDPRFGDFRPFGQTDFQNPYWSNTQSFTNLLNVGPQHIVHDTQPQRNVIFPVTYPGYSNEEIHENVGLRRGTRRRNPPDCGTGSHLYHFNYDDDSAN; from the exons ATGATTAAATGTGTTAACCCCGATCGAAATGGGTTAACATTAGTTGTACCTCCCGTTGATCCGGATGCTTTCATTCCAGTTTCTCCATATGGTGCACG GTGGAAATATGGATTTAGTTACACACATTTGCCAACACATTCTGTAAGAATTATAAGGGATTCTCTAGATCATATGAATAATAATGAG TTTAATTGGAGCGTATACCAGAAAAATGACATAGATGTGAAGATGATTATTGATTCATACGACAACAAAATATGGCGATGTGTTTGTCCCCTTATATGCTTTGACATCGTGGAGATGCATCGTCCTAATCGTGTAATGGGACAATTTCGAAGACGGCAATCAATTCCAGGGTCTGCCGTCGACAATGACGATATGCATAATATCACGAGAATAGGACATCGAAACACCGATTGGAGAGAGTATCATAGAAATTCAATTGAGTTGTGGAATAATCGGCTCAGATATGTTTGTAAAGGGGTGCGACACGGGCGATCGATGCAAACTGACGAAGACTACTTTCAATGGTACAATCGAATAACTGTGCGCACCATATCACCTGCAGTTAATGTCGTTGGTTTTCAACCACGTCCGTACAATACTTTTGTTGGAGAAATGAATGTTCAACAAAATTTTAGTACGTCTTCTCCGTTTTCGCATCAGTCATCATTAGGATGGAGAAGTGACATGGTTAGGCAACCAAGTGGGTTTGCAGGAGACTCTACGATTATTACGTCAGCTGAATTGAATATTGCAGGAACCTCTAATACTCAACCTGATTTTTTCAGTGATCCAAGGTTCGGTGATTTTCGTCCGTTTGGTCAAACTGATTTTCAGAATCCTTATTGGTCCAACACACAAAGTTTCACGAATTTGCTTAACGTTGGACCTCAGCATATTGTGCATGACACTCAACCACAGAGGAATGTTATTTTCCCTGTCACTTATCCAGGTTACTCAAATGAGGAAATTCATGAAAATGTAGGATTGCGGAGAGGGACGAGAAGACGCAATCCACCTGATTGTGGAACAGGAAGCCATTTGTATCATTTTAATTATGACGATGATTCTGCTAATTAA
- the LOC142527349 gene encoding nuclear transcription factor Y subunit A-10-like isoform X1 has product MTMHAEFLKEHDEIHVPNPINRGSVLSAVPRWPRLGSEPLYCESFVQSKIISSTGLDLNNFCTAANKLMQPENQMAKGNATRFTIFSVGYDFGDDCKSTENGEKNRTQTENQGHFELGFGQSLVFSKHHSAEQCIGVHSPYGTQIAGRIMLPLSMSIDGGPIFVNAKQYNGILRRRKSRAKAEMERKRTKARKPFLHLSRHLHAMRRPRGSGGRFLNTKNSGIRTKNDDEKEEWLAQPAESQISIVLQSDGNRSSSPTSEATSHLFSKGNASTFLPFRINHLHNSSFQPFPNEADIGIGIGIGFPI; this is encoded by the exons ATGACCATGCACGCAGAATTCCTCAAAGAACATGATGAGATCCATGTTCCAAATCCCATCAATCGCGGAAGTGTGTTATCCGCTGTTCCTCGATGGCCTAGACTTGGATCCGAACCGCTATATTGCGAATCTTTCGTCCAGTCGAAGATAATTTCATCTACCGGCCTCGACCTCAATAATTTCTGCACCGCAGCTAATAAATTGATGCAACCTGAAAATCAAATGGCAAAGGGAAATGCAACTCGCTTCACTATTTTCTCAG TAGGGTATGATTTTGGTGATGACTGCAAATCCACTGAGAACGGGGAGAAAAATCGAACTCAAACTGAAAATCAAGGGCATTTCGAGCTTGGATTCGGCCAATCTTTG GTATTTTCAAAACATCATTCTGCTGAGCAATGCATTGGAGTACACTCACCTTATGGAACTCAAATCGCG GGGCGGATAATGTTACCGTTGAGCATGTCTATTGATGGAGGGCCGATTTTCGTGAACGCGAAGCAATACAATGGAATCTTGCGGCGTAGAAAGTCACGGGCAAAGGCAGAGATGGAGCGCAAACGCACCAAAGCCCGAAAG CCATTTCTGCACTTATCCCGTCATCTTCACGCAATGCGCCGTCCAAGAGGCAGCGGCGGCCGCTTCCTGAACACGAAGAACTCGGGCATCAGGACCAAAAATGATGACGAGAAAGAGGAATGGCTCGCACAGCCAGCAGAATCCCAGATTTCGATCGTGCTGCAGTCCGATGGAAATCGGTCCTCTAGTCCAACCTCGGAAGCAACCAGTCACCTTTTCTCAAAGGGGAACGCTAGCACTTTTCTTCCCTTTCGTATCAATCATCTCCATAATTCTTCTTTTCAGCCATTTCCAAATGAGGCTGATATTGGGATAGGAATCGGTATCGGGTTTCCAATCTAA
- the LOC142527349 gene encoding nuclear transcription factor Y subunit A-10-like isoform X2 gives MTMHAEFLKEHDEIHVPNPINRGSVLSAVPRWPRLGSEPLYCESFVQSKIISSTGLDLNNFCTAANKLMQPENQMAKGNATRFTIFSGYDFGDDCKSTENGEKNRTQTENQGHFELGFGQSLVFSKHHSAEQCIGVHSPYGTQIAGRIMLPLSMSIDGGPIFVNAKQYNGILRRRKSRAKAEMERKRTKARKPFLHLSRHLHAMRRPRGSGGRFLNTKNSGIRTKNDDEKEEWLAQPAESQISIVLQSDGNRSSSPTSEATSHLFSKGNASTFLPFRINHLHNSSFQPFPNEADIGIGIGIGFPI, from the exons ATGACCATGCACGCAGAATTCCTCAAAGAACATGATGAGATCCATGTTCCAAATCCCATCAATCGCGGAAGTGTGTTATCCGCTGTTCCTCGATGGCCTAGACTTGGATCCGAACCGCTATATTGCGAATCTTTCGTCCAGTCGAAGATAATTTCATCTACCGGCCTCGACCTCAATAATTTCTGCACCGCAGCTAATAAATTGATGCAACCTGAAAATCAAATGGCAAAGGGAAATGCAACTCGCTTCACTATTTTCTCAG GGTATGATTTTGGTGATGACTGCAAATCCACTGAGAACGGGGAGAAAAATCGAACTCAAACTGAAAATCAAGGGCATTTCGAGCTTGGATTCGGCCAATCTTTG GTATTTTCAAAACATCATTCTGCTGAGCAATGCATTGGAGTACACTCACCTTATGGAACTCAAATCGCG GGGCGGATAATGTTACCGTTGAGCATGTCTATTGATGGAGGGCCGATTTTCGTGAACGCGAAGCAATACAATGGAATCTTGCGGCGTAGAAAGTCACGGGCAAAGGCAGAGATGGAGCGCAAACGCACCAAAGCCCGAAAG CCATTTCTGCACTTATCCCGTCATCTTCACGCAATGCGCCGTCCAAGAGGCAGCGGCGGCCGCTTCCTGAACACGAAGAACTCGGGCATCAGGACCAAAAATGATGACGAGAAAGAGGAATGGCTCGCACAGCCAGCAGAATCCCAGATTTCGATCGTGCTGCAGTCCGATGGAAATCGGTCCTCTAGTCCAACCTCGGAAGCAACCAGTCACCTTTTCTCAAAGGGGAACGCTAGCACTTTTCTTCCCTTTCGTATCAATCATCTCCATAATTCTTCTTTTCAGCCATTTCCAAATGAGGCTGATATTGGGATAGGAATCGGTATCGGGTTTCCAATCTAA
- the LOC142527374 gene encoding syntaxin-121-like has translation MNDLLSRSFSRGENHSPPQNSHTIEMSGSAETGGENLDRFFQNVQVIKDQLQDLETLYGQLQTAHEQSKTMHNAGAIKSLRSRMDSDVSATLKTAKLIKLGLEELDRSNTANRSVPGSGPGSSSDRTRTSVVNGLRKKLQGTMNKFNELRQKMGSEYRETVQRRYYTVTGENPDEKILDRLIETGESENFLQKAIQQQGRGQVLDTIMEIQERHDAVKEIERNLRELHQVFLDMAVLVQSQGEQLDDIESQVNRANSYVRGAAKQLEVARKHQKNTRKWACFGILLLLIIILIVVLSLRPWK, from the coding sequence ATGAATGATCTACTATCAAGATCATTTTCTCGGGGAGAAAACCATTCCCCGCCGCAGAATTCCCATACCATAGAGATGAGTGGCTCCGCCGAAACAGGTGGTGAAAACCTGGACAGATTCTTCCAGAACGTGCAGGTAATCAAAGACCAGCTCCAGGACCTGGAGACCCTTTACGGCCAGCTCCAGACTGCGCACGAACAAAGCAAGACCATGCACAACGCTGGAGCCATAAAGAGCCTCCGATCACGGATGGATTCCGATGTTTCTGCTACTCTAAAAACTGCGAAACTCATTAAACTCGGCCTGGAAGAATTAGACCGCTCCAACACTGCCAACCGCAGCGTACCTGGATCTGGCCCTGGAAGCTCATCAGACCGGACTCGAACTTCTGTCGTCAATGGCCTGAGGAAAAAGCTCCAGGGAACCATGAATAAGTTCAATGAACTGAGACAGAAAATGGGTTCCGAGTATAGAGAGACGGTGCAGCGGAGATACTACACAGTGACTGGGGAAAACCCGGATGAGAAAATCTTGGATAGATTGATAGAGACAGGTGAGAGCGAGAATTTTCTGCAGAAAGCGATACAGCAACAGGGAAGAGGGCAGGTATTGGATACTATAATGGAGATTCAAGAGAGGCATGACGCGGTAAAGGAAATAGAGAGGAACTTGAGGGAATTGCACCAGGTATTCTTGGATATGGCGGTTTTAGTGCAGAGCCAGGGGGAGCAGCTTGATGATATCGAGAGTCAGGTGAATAGGGCTAATTCGTATGTCAGGGGGGCTGCCAAGCAGCTTGAGGTAGCCAGGAAGCATCAAAAGAATACTAGGAAATGGGCTTGTTTCGGGATTTTGCTCTTGTTGATTATTATCTTGATCGTCGTTCTCTCGCTTCGACCATGGAAGTGA